One stretch of Zingiber officinale cultivar Zhangliang chromosome 6B, Zo_v1.1, whole genome shotgun sequence DNA includes these proteins:
- the LOC121991181 gene encoding scopoletin glucosyltransferase-like, producing the protein MNSHGEFEDLQPVHVLFFPFMASGHMPALVDLAKLLASRGVRATLLTTPGNAPADLPPSIHLHLIPFPSAAVGLPVGVENMAHVTIDQHPNFLAAVSMLRDDFRVALADLRPDAVVADWLLPFAGPVVDEFRIPRFTFHGFSNIALCGQVSYFCQPLPPPSSGAEEEPAFFVPNLPRRMEMLRSQVEDLAAIPPEAAAFIEEICVWELRSYGVVVNSFYELETEFADYARQVIGRRTWQVGPLAAYDPKPADEAHECLKWLDESEEPVLYVCFGSMGSFEAAQLRELALGLKACGHSFIWAIRGAADVKEWWPDESREADEKRYLLLKGWAPQTAILNHPAVGGFVTHCGWNSSLEAISAAVPMATWPMFAEQFFNEKLITEVLEIGVPVGSTHCSVIPGRRPLIAAAQIEKALRRLMDDGEEAKSMRAKVKELALMAVNATEEGGSSYNEVDKLIAELRNLKENGTEQRS; encoded by the coding sequence ATGAACTCCCATGGCGAATTCGAGGATCTGCAGCCAGTCCACGTCCTCTTCTTTCCATTCATGGCGTCCGGCCACATGCCCGCATTGGTCGACCTCGCCAAGCTCCTCGCCTCCCGCGGCGTCCGCGCCACCCTCCTCACCACCCCGGGCAACGCCCCTGCCGACCTCCCGCCCTCCATCCACCTCCACCTCATCCCATTTCCCTCGGCCGCCGTCGGCCTCCCCGTCGGCGTCGAGAACATGGCTCACGTAACCATCGACCAGCACCCCAACTTCTTAGCCGCCGTATCCATGCTCCGAGACGACTTCCGCGTCGCCCTCGCCGACCTCCGCCCCGACGCCGTCGTCGCCGACTGGTTGCTCCCTTTCGCCGGCCCCGTCGTCGACGAATTCCGCATCCCGCGCTTCACCTTCCACGGCTTCAGCAACATCGCGCTCTGCGGTCAAGTGAGTTACTTCTGCCAGCCACTCCCCCCGCCGTCCTCCGGCGCCGAGGAGGAGCCGGCCTTCTTCGTGCCCAACCTCCCTCGGCGGATGGAGATGCTGCGGTCGCAGGTGGAGGACCTAGCCGCGATCCCGCCCGAGGCGGCCGCATTCATCGAGGAGATCTGCGTGTGGGAGTTGCGGAGCTACGGCGTGGTGGTCAACAGCTTCTACGAGCTGGAGACGGAGTTCGCCGACTACGCCCGCCAGGTGATCGGGAGGAGGACGTGGCAAGTGGGCCCCCTGGCGGCGTACGACCCGAAGCCAGCGGATGAAGCGCACGAGTGTCTCAAGTGGCTCGACGAGAGCGAGGAACCGGTGCTGTACGTCTGCTTCGGCAGCATGGGCTCGTTCGAGGCGGCCCAATTACGAGAGCTCGCGCTGGGCCTCAAGGCCTGCGGTCACTCCTTCATTTGGGCCATTCGTGGCGCCGCCGACGTAAAAGAATGGTGGCCCGACGAGAGCAGGGAAGCAGACGAGAAGAGGTACCTGCTCCTGAAGGGCTGGGCGCCGCAGACGGCGATACTGAACCACCCGGCCGTCGGCGGCTTCGTGACGCACTGCGGCTGGAACTCCTCTCTGGAGGCGATTTCCGCCGCCGTGCCGATGGCCACGTGGCCGATGTTCGCCGAACAGTTCTTCAACGAGAAGTTGATCACAGAGGTGCTGGAGATCGGGGTGCCGGTCGGTTCGACCCACTGTTCGGTGATACCGGGAAGGAGGCCGTTGATTGCGGCGGCGCAGATCGAAAAGGCCCTGCGGCGATTGATGGACGATGGGGAGGAAGCGAAGAGCATGAGGGCGAAGGTTAAGGAGCTGGCTCTGATGGCTGTGAATGCTACGGAGGAAGGAGGCTCCTCGTACAACGAGGTTGACAAATTGATCGCAGAATTAAGAAATCTCAAAGAGAATGGAACAGAGCAACGTTCTTGA
- the LOC121990383 gene encoding uncharacterized protein LOC121990383: protein MATDRTPFSFSLLSAAADEAQAADDFSTASFLVALPEEEAREGDAVDDDSEFVFAVTDSDAFSSASADEIFFEGRILPVYPLFNRDLLPDPPAEEETEAAAAEADVAEQIPLRQILLDDPSPSLPSSSEVPEAAGEFCAWTPNRCRKSASTGTSRRWRLRDLMVGRSHSDGKEKFVFLEAAPPAPSLPAKEKKASTGTSAGKADQVKGAKKAVRVAEMDMVTAHRLFYSKGSGSEQAVKGPRRSFLPYRQELYGLFAPINTLQRPRPPF from the coding sequence ATGGCGACGGATCGCACACCTTTCTCATTCTCCCTCCTCTCCGCCGCAGCAGATGAGGCGCAGGCGGCTGATGATTTCTCCACCGCCTCCTTCCTTGTTGCTCTACCGGAGGAGGAGGCGAGGGAAGGTGACGCCGTAGACGACGACTCCGAGTTTGTTTTCGCTGTGACGGACTCTGACGCCTTCTCTTCCGCGAGCGCCGACGAGATCTTCTTCGAAGGTCGAATCCTCCCCGTCTACCCGTTATTCAATCGCGATCTCCTTCCCGATCCGCCCGCCGAGGAGGAAACGgaagcggcggcggcggaggcggaTGTGGCGGAGCAGATTCCGCTCCGGCAGATTTTGCTTGACGATCCGTCTCCGTCGCTTCCTTCTTCGTCCGAGGTGCCGGAGGCCGCCGGGGAGTTCTGCGCTTGGACGCCGAACCGCTGCAGGAAGAGCGCCTCCACCGGGACGTCTCGCCGGTGGCGGCTCAGGGACTTGATGGTCGGACGGAGCCATAgcgacggcaaggagaagttcgTCTTCCTCGAGGCGGCACCACCTGCGCCGTCGCTTccggccaaggagaagaaggcGAGCACCGGAACTAGCGCGGGCAAGGCCGACCAAGTGAAGGGGGCGAAGAAGGCGGTGAGAGTGGCGGAGATGGATATGGTCACCGCCCACCGACTCTTCTACTCGAAGGGGAGTGGAAGCGAGCAGGCGGTGAAGGGACCGCGGCGGTCATTCTTACCGTACCGGCAGGAACTCTACGGGTTGTTCGCTCCAATCAACACCCTCCAACGCCCGCGCCctccattttaa
- the LOC121992940 gene encoding 40S ribosomal protein S23: MGKTRGMGAGRKLKTHRRRQRWADKSYKKSHLGNEWKKPFAGSSHAKGIVLEKIGIEAKQPNSAIRKCARVQLIKNGKKIAAFVPNDGCLNYIEENDEVLIAGFGRKGHAVGDIPGVRFKVVKVSGVSLLALFKEKKEKPRS; encoded by the exons ATGGG GAAGACTCGTGGAATGGGAGCTGGGCGCAAGCTCAAAACTCACAGGAGGCGTCAGAGGTGGGCAGACAAATCATACAAGAAAAGCCATCTTGGCAATGAATGGAAGAAACCGTTTGCTGGTTCTTCCCATGCCAAGGGCATTGTCCTTGAGAAGAT AGGTATTGAAGCCAAGCAACCTAACTCTGCTATCCGAAAGTGTGCTAGGGTTCAGCTGATAAAGAATGGAAAGAAAATTGCAGCTTTTGTTCCCAATGATGGTTGCTTAAACTACATAGAAGAAAAT GATGAGGTCCTGATTGCTGGTTTTGGACGTAAGGGCCACGCTGTGGGTGATATTCCTGGTGTAAGGTTTAAAGTCGTGAAGGTCTCTGGTGTGTCCCTCTTGGCTCTCttcaaggaaaagaaagagaagcCCCGTTCTTAA